The following are encoded in a window of Halosolutus halophilus genomic DNA:
- a CDS encoding cbb3-type cytochrome c oxidase subunit I — protein MSDLPPRTSVKRWLVTTNHKDVGILYLSTSLFFLVFGGVLALIFRTHLWEAGGIDLLTNREYNQSVSVHGLVMVFWFLSPIATGFANYLVPLQIGAKDLAFPRLNALSYWFYLFSGMLLGISFFQGSSFAGGWTMYAPLNVPTYTPAMEAMTGGTATILALTLFVMSITIGTVNFLVTIHRSRAEGLGLWNLPMFTWSWLLTVWMMLFAFAALLAALLLLSTDRIFLTQYFATDEGSSLMWAHLFWFFGHPEVYIVFFPALGIMFETFQTFCGRRLVGRKWVIIAMVLVAVQSFLVWMHHMFLTAINLEIKTLFMATTIGISLPFDLMVFALIYTMVKGRVRFTTPFLFSLGALVLFILGGITGVFLGAVVLDYEFRGTYWVVAHFHYVMVAGVTALVGGLYYWWPKISGKMYSEALGKLNFAVYFIGFNLLYFPQFLAWETPRRVFHYSESVQIYHQLSTVGAFVFGASFLIMFATFAHSWLRGPRAPDNPWEFSRTAEWAIPSPPPLENWHDRPSYASGQLEFVDDSTTATDGGVATAETAAHEEEHADHASIWPLGIGLGMGVFFLGLSGMTPYVAQFASQRGAELTNMGQTNVLYPVILVAGLAILAITLFNFGKEEFNVPEMAIAERWPFGGVDNTKFGVWVFLASDVVVFGAAIGAYIFARIHAGWGTWDPVPPSTEAGLINTYILLTSSFTVILALVMAERENRKGLLGTMVATLLLGLTFLGVKSWEWSYEFAQGVYWFTELHYSIYFVTTGMHALHVILGLLVASFMIYRIVSVDAYLEDHRPVEYFGLYWHFVDIVWVFLFPLFYLM, from the coding sequence GGCTCGTGATGGTCTTCTGGTTCCTCTCGCCGATCGCGACCGGGTTCGCGAACTACCTCGTCCCCCTTCAGATCGGGGCGAAAGACCTTGCGTTCCCACGACTGAACGCCCTGAGTTACTGGTTCTATCTCTTCTCGGGAATGCTGCTCGGGATTTCGTTCTTCCAGGGCAGCTCCTTCGCCGGTGGCTGGACGATGTACGCGCCGCTGAACGTGCCAACGTACACGCCGGCGATGGAGGCGATGACCGGCGGTACCGCGACGATCCTCGCGTTGACGCTGTTCGTCATGTCGATCACGATCGGGACTGTGAACTTCCTCGTGACGATCCACCGGTCGCGCGCGGAAGGACTCGGGCTGTGGAATCTCCCGATGTTCACCTGGTCGTGGCTGCTGACCGTCTGGATGATGCTGTTCGCGTTCGCAGCACTGCTCGCTGCGCTGTTGTTGCTTTCCACGGACCGCATCTTCCTCACGCAGTACTTCGCGACCGACGAGGGCTCGAGCCTGATGTGGGCACACCTGTTCTGGTTCTTCGGTCACCCCGAGGTGTACATCGTCTTCTTCCCCGCGCTGGGGATCATGTTCGAGACGTTCCAGACCTTCTGTGGACGACGTCTCGTCGGCCGGAAGTGGGTCATCATCGCGATGGTGCTCGTCGCGGTGCAGTCGTTCCTCGTCTGGATGCACCACATGTTCCTGACGGCGATCAACCTCGAGATCAAGACCCTGTTCATGGCGACGACCATCGGGATCTCGCTCCCGTTCGACCTGATGGTCTTCGCGCTGATCTACACGATGGTCAAGGGCCGGGTTCGGTTTACGACCCCGTTCCTGTTCAGTCTCGGCGCGCTCGTACTGTTCATCCTCGGCGGAATCACCGGGGTCTTCCTCGGTGCCGTCGTGCTGGACTACGAGTTCCGGGGCACCTACTGGGTCGTCGCTCACTTCCACTACGTGATGGTCGCGGGAGTCACCGCACTGGTCGGCGGCCTCTACTACTGGTGGCCGAAGATCAGCGGGAAGATGTACTCCGAGGCGCTGGGCAAGCTCAACTTCGCGGTCTACTTCATCGGGTTCAACCTGCTGTACTTCCCACAGTTCCTGGCGTGGGAGACGCCCCGACGGGTCTTCCACTACTCCGAAAGCGTCCAGATCTACCACCAGCTCTCGACGGTCGGGGCGTTCGTCTTCGGTGCGTCGTTCCTCATCATGTTCGCGACGTTCGCCCACAGCTGGCTCAGGGGGCCACGGGCACCCGACAACCCGTGGGAGTTCTCGCGAACCGCCGAGTGGGCGATCCCCTCGCCACCGCCGCTCGAGAACTGGCACGATCGGCCGAGCTACGCGAGCGGTCAGCTCGAGTTCGTCGACGACTCGACGACCGCCACTGACGGTGGCGTCGCTACCGCCGAGACGGCGGCCCACGAGGAGGAACACGCGGACCACGCCAGCATCTGGCCTCTCGGAATCGGGCTCGGGATGGGCGTGTTCTTCCTCGGTCTGAGCGGCATGACTCCGTACGTGGCCCAGTTCGCGTCCCAACGCGGCGCCGAACTGACCAACATGGGCCAGACGAACGTGCTCTATCCGGTCATTCTGGTCGCGGGGCTCGCCATCCTGGCGATCACCCTGTTCAACTTCGGCAAAGAGGAGTTCAACGTCCCCGAGATGGCGATCGCCGAACGCTGGCCGTTCGGCGGCGTCGACAACACCAAGTTCGGCGTCTGGGTCTTCCTCGCGTCGGACGTCGTCGTCTTCGGTGCCGCGATCGGCGCGTACATCTTCGCGCGCATCCACGCGGGCTGGGGCACCTGGGATCCCGTGCCGCCGTCGACGGAGGCCGGGCTCATCAACACGTACATCCTGTTGACCTCGAGCTTCACGGTCATCCTCGCGCTGGTGATGGCCGAACGCGAGAACAGGAAGGGGCTGCTCGGAACCATGGTCGCGACGCTCCTGCTCGGGCTCACGTTCCTCGGCGTGAAAAGCTGGGAGTGGTCGTACGAGTTCGCTCAGGGCGTCTACTGGTTCACGGAGTTGCACTACTCGATCTACTTCGTGACCACGGGGATGCACGCGCTGCACGTGATCCTCGGGCTGCTGGTCGCCAGCTTCATGATCTACCGGATCGTGTCCGTCGACGCCTACCTCGAGGATCACCGGCCAGTCGAGTACTTCGGGCTCTACTGGCACTTCGTCGACATCGTGTGGGTGTTCCTGTTCCCACTGTTCTACCTGATGTAG
- a CDS encoding cytochrome C oxidase subunit IV family protein, with protein sequence MAGLRTYALIYVALLVLATGKFVFFEFDEIFTYQMAVGGTIVLAIIKSSLIAGYFQHLIEEPRSITYLMATALFMVLLLTIAAGYSIQ encoded by the coding sequence ATGGCTGGCCTTCGCACGTACGCACTCATCTACGTCGCACTGCTGGTGTTGGCTACGGGGAAGTTCGTGTTCTTCGAGTTCGACGAGATCTTTACGTATCAGATGGCGGTGGGCGGAACGATCGTTCTCGCCATCATCAAGTCGAGCCTGATCGCGGGCTACTTCCAGCACCTGATCGAGGAACCGCGATCGATCACCTATCTGATGGCGACGGCCCTGTTCATGGTCCTCCTGCTGACGATCGCGGCGGGCTACTCGATCCAGTAA
- a CDS encoding NAD(P)/FAD-dependent oxidoreductase — MSDTDVIVVGGGPAGLSASLYTQKNGLETILFDTDSTWMHKAHLFNYLGIGSIDGSAFMETARTQVDRFGVERKQGETVEAVTPSDNGFVVETPADEYEATYVVLATGANRDLAESLGCSFDGDVVDVDVTMETTVTDAYATGAMVRAEEWQAIISAGDGAAAALNILSKEKGEHYHDFDVPEDAAGVFGAMAAEE, encoded by the coding sequence ATGAGTGACACAGATGTCATCGTCGTCGGTGGCGGGCCGGCCGGATTGAGCGCTAGTCTCTACACGCAGAAGAACGGGCTCGAAACGATTCTCTTCGACACGGACTCGACGTGGATGCACAAGGCCCACCTGTTCAACTATCTCGGTATCGGCTCGATAGATGGGTCGGCGTTCATGGAGACCGCGAGAACGCAGGTAGACCGTTTCGGTGTCGAACGAAAGCAGGGTGAGACGGTCGAAGCCGTCACTCCCTCGGACAACGGGTTTGTTGTCGAAACACCAGCGGACGAATACGAGGCCACCTACGTCGTGCTTGCGACCGGCGCAAACCGTGACTTGGCAGAATCGCTCGGCTGCTCGTTCGATGGAGATGTCGTAGACGTTGATGTCACGATGGAGACGACCGTTACCGACGCGTACGCGACAGGAGCGATGGTTCGAGCCGAAGAGTGGCAAGCAATTATTTCCGCCGGTGACGGTGCAGCTGCCGCGTTGAATATCCTCTCGAAGGAGAAGGGGGAGCACTATCACGACTTCGACGTTCCGGAGGACGCCGCCGGCGTATTTGGCGCGATGGCAGCCGAAGAGTAG
- a CDS encoding tyrosine-type recombinase/integrase, with amino-acid sequence MADINDPNNTLEKLEREWEHLEKSSINDADREAIEDFARHRERQGVAENTLINDLGNLRRASERAEKSLIEMDIGDVRVFLGVLSDPRDAGGYGLDPNGSGMYNYCRALRVFFKWLDDDPDYDDEFDFYDRIELPDRNVEEDTITRDDLLSEDEIEELKRAAANNRDPVLIDFLADVGARISLALSLRVGDVSGIDGPKPTFRPNSAAVGLKGVEDRPYPILYSRAELREWLNRHHPDRTGDRGRPHDDAPLFPVIEEYDHDRCDEMALSTDGFRGTLDRIARRAGISRRITPHHFRHVFMTRVRNSDLEDREIEHMSMLTDDQMRMLDRYDHTTHEERNDSIFERHGFVDEDEDEDGGLEIVNCFNCRSEVKSSAWHCPKCGVALRDEIREAIDETRVEMQDRAVEEDDPDRRKVAIDIARVAETDPELAEKLAQTLGHID; translated from the coding sequence ATGGCCGACATTAACGATCCGAATAATACGCTCGAGAAGCTCGAACGCGAGTGGGAACACCTCGAGAAGTCGTCGATCAACGACGCCGACCGGGAGGCGATCGAGGACTTCGCCCGCCACCGCGAGCGCCAGGGTGTCGCCGAGAATACGCTGATCAACGACCTCGGGAACCTCCGGCGTGCCAGTGAGAGGGCCGAGAAATCGCTCATTGAGATGGATATCGGCGACGTCCGCGTCTTTCTGGGCGTGCTTAGTGATCCTCGCGACGCAGGCGGCTATGGCCTCGACCCCAACGGCAGCGGAATGTACAATTACTGCCGTGCGCTGCGGGTCTTCTTCAAATGGCTCGACGACGATCCGGACTATGACGACGAGTTCGACTTTTACGACCGAATCGAACTCCCTGATCGGAACGTCGAAGAGGACACGATCACCCGTGACGATCTCCTCTCCGAAGACGAGATCGAGGAGCTGAAGCGAGCAGCTGCGAACAATCGAGATCCAGTTCTGATTGACTTTCTCGCTGACGTCGGGGCCCGAATTTCGTTGGCTCTCTCGCTGCGCGTCGGTGACGTCTCCGGTATCGACGGTCCCAAACCAACCTTCCGGCCGAATAGCGCCGCAGTCGGGTTGAAGGGTGTCGAAGACCGACCGTACCCGATCCTGTACTCGCGTGCGGAGCTCCGGGAGTGGTTGAACCGTCATCATCCCGATCGAACCGGTGACCGGGGAAGACCACACGACGACGCACCATTGTTCCCCGTTATCGAGGAGTACGACCACGATCGTTGCGACGAGATGGCGTTGTCGACCGACGGGTTCCGTGGGACGCTCGATCGGATCGCTCGACGAGCCGGCATCTCGCGCCGGATCACACCCCACCATTTCCGGCACGTCTTCATGACTCGGGTCCGGAACTCCGACCTCGAGGATCGCGAGATCGAGCACATGTCGATGCTGACTGACGACCAGATGCGGATGCTCGACAGGTACGATCACACCACTCACGAGGAGCGGAACGATTCCATCTTCGAACGCCACGGGTTTGTCGACGAAGATGAGGACGAAGATGGCGGCCTCGAGATCGTCAACTGTTTCAATTGCCGTTCGGAGGTAAAATCCTCGGCGTGGCACTGTCCCAAGTGTGGAGTCGCGCTTCGAGACGAGATTCGCGAAGCGATCGACGAAACCCGTGTCGAAATGCAGGACCGGGCCGTCGAAGAGGACGATCCGGACCGTCGAAAAGTGGCGATCGACATCGCTCGGGTTGCGGAGACCGATCCCGAACTGGCCGAGAAACTCGCCCAAACGCTCGGTCACATCGACTGA
- a CDS encoding DUF7410 domain-containing protein, which translates to MNVERVADAESAAAVEQVTDVEYDVPTDESPDHTCPYCDRPFRSERYVTFHVGSTHPEECSESEREAFDEARDDEQYELFTFHLKAAVTVFLLYFVFTFLYALVWSG; encoded by the coding sequence ATGAACGTCGAACGGGTCGCGGACGCCGAATCGGCGGCCGCCGTGGAACAGGTGACCGACGTCGAGTACGACGTCCCGACGGATGAGTCGCCAGATCACACCTGCCCCTACTGCGACCGTCCCTTCCGATCGGAACGGTACGTGACCTTCCACGTCGGGAGTACCCACCCCGAAGAGTGCTCCGAGTCGGAACGCGAGGCGTTCGACGAAGCGCGCGACGACGAACAGTACGAACTGTTCACCTTCCACCTCAAGGCAGCCGTAACCGTCTTCCTGCTGTACTTCGTTTTCACGTTCCTGTACGCCCTCGTCTGGTCCGGGTGA
- a CDS encoding GH32 C-terminal domain-containing protein: MSTSANPVGFLVDGELSPEQRAALDWCAEAGIDARPLAIADVAAGPGPIDAYDVLWWHRTDPIESIAELSDCRESIEAHLRDGGGLLLSLRALEAVTSLGIDPVSPDVSLVEEPTSTTGLLVKAASVGHPAFDGLDGLRVPTRSADGPQPSTRYESVLPERGEVLASTLREHHEAPTEVALVGWQVGDGDVAGLGTALQFEGPATGDPVQNRTRLVDNLLAVLGADGERIAERRPKDAAALSRRRAALAGDHNRPQYHLTPPANWLNDPNGMIQWNGRYHAFYQYNPGGPYHETIHWGHAVSDDLVTWEDRPVALTPSPDGPDRNGCWSGCAIEVDGTPTILYTGGRGDLQLPCLGTAVDDDLSAWAKSSENPVIDAPPEEPPLRSTEHWRAEFRDHSVWQADDGTWHHLIGSGIEDGGGTALLYTSDGDMTDWEYRGPILVGDPERDGAMWECPELLDFGESQLLHVSNYEEVRYYLGTYDADEGSFDLDRSGLLDHGDFYAPQSLRDDDGRWLMWGWVKEDRDASAQWDAGWSGTLSLPRHVDLDADGRLRQRPAPELTALREAHVHGETTTLTDDHRSLPVTGHALEIGAEIRIEDADEFGFVVRESPDNEEETLIRYTRESTVVVDRAGSSLDPRASNAPVSMPVSPVDDSLSLRLFVDGSVLELFANDRHCLTTRIYPTREESDGVSMYAAGGSATLEELDVWELGSAWSEHE, from the coding sequence ATGAGTACATCCGCGAATCCCGTCGGGTTTCTGGTCGACGGGGAGTTGTCGCCGGAACAGCGAGCAGCGCTCGACTGGTGTGCGGAGGCGGGGATCGACGCCCGGCCGCTGGCGATCGCCGACGTTGCCGCTGGACCCGGACCGATCGACGCCTACGACGTCCTCTGGTGGCACCGGACGGACCCGATCGAGTCGATCGCCGAACTGTCGGACTGCCGGGAATCGATCGAGGCACACCTTCGGGACGGGGGTGGACTCTTGCTCTCCCTCCGGGCGCTCGAGGCCGTCACGTCCCTCGGGATCGATCCCGTCTCGCCGGACGTCTCGCTCGTCGAGGAACCCACGTCGACGACCGGGCTGCTCGTGAAGGCGGCGTCCGTCGGTCACCCGGCGTTCGACGGGCTGGACGGGCTGCGAGTTCCGACGCGATCGGCCGACGGCCCGCAGCCGTCCACGCGGTACGAATCCGTCCTGCCCGAGCGTGGCGAGGTTCTCGCGAGTACCCTTCGCGAGCACCACGAAGCCCCCACCGAGGTCGCTCTCGTGGGGTGGCAGGTCGGTGACGGCGACGTCGCCGGCCTCGGAACGGCACTGCAGTTCGAGGGACCGGCGACCGGAGACCCGGTGCAAAACCGGACACGGCTCGTCGACAACCTCCTCGCCGTCCTCGGAGCCGACGGGGAACGGATCGCGGAGCGACGGCCGAAAGACGCCGCCGCCCTCTCGCGCCGTCGGGCCGCGCTGGCCGGCGATCACAACCGCCCGCAGTATCACCTCACGCCGCCGGCGAACTGGCTCAACGACCCCAACGGGATGATCCAGTGGAACGGCAGGTACCACGCGTTCTACCAGTACAACCCGGGTGGACCGTACCACGAGACGATCCACTGGGGCCACGCCGTCAGCGACGACCTCGTCACCTGGGAGGACCGACCCGTGGCACTCACCCCGTCACCCGACGGCCCCGATCGGAACGGCTGCTGGTCCGGCTGTGCGATCGAGGTCGACGGAACGCCGACGATCCTCTACACCGGTGGCCGCGGCGACCTGCAACTGCCCTGTCTCGGGACGGCCGTCGACGACGACCTCTCGGCGTGGGCGAAGTCGAGCGAGAACCCCGTTATCGACGCCCCTCCCGAGGAGCCGCCGTTACGATCGACGGAGCACTGGCGCGCGGAGTTCCGGGACCACAGCGTCTGGCAGGCGGACGACGGGACCTGGCATCACCTGATCGGCTCCGGCATCGAGGACGGCGGCGGGACGGCCCTGCTGTACACGAGCGACGGCGACATGACCGACTGGGAGTACCGGGGGCCGATCCTCGTCGGTGATCCAGAACGCGACGGGGCGATGTGGGAGTGCCCGGAACTGCTCGATTTCGGCGAGAGCCAACTGCTCCACGTCTCGAACTACGAGGAGGTCCGGTACTACCTCGGTACGTACGACGCCGACGAGGGTTCGTTCGACCTCGATCGGTCCGGGCTGCTCGATCACGGCGACTTCTACGCGCCGCAGTCGCTGCGCGACGATGATGGCCGGTGGCTGATGTGGGGCTGGGTGAAGGAGGACCGGGACGCGAGCGCCCAGTGGGACGCCGGCTGGTCGGGCACGCTGTCGCTCCCGCGTCACGTCGACCTCGACGCCGACGGTCGACTTCGCCAGCGACCTGCCCCCGAACTGACGGCCCTTCGCGAGGCACACGTCCACGGCGAGACGACGACGCTCACCGACGATCACCGGTCGCTCCCCGTCACCGGACACGCGCTCGAGATCGGGGCGGAGATCCGGATCGAGGACGCAGACGAGTTCGGGTTCGTCGTTCGCGAGTCGCCCGACAACGAAGAGGAGACCCTGATCAGATACACGCGAGAGAGCACCGTGGTAGTCGATCGAGCGGGGTCGAGCCTGGACCCGCGCGCTTCGAACGCACCGGTCTCGATGCCCGTCTCACCGGTCGACGACTCGCTCTCGCTCCGGCTCTTCGTCGACGGCTCGGTCCTCGAACTCTTCGCGAACGATCGCCACTGTCTGACGACCCGGATCTATCCGACCCGCGAGGAGAGCGACGGCGTGTCGATGTACGCGGCAGGCGGATCGGCCACCCTCGAGGAACTGGACGTCTGGGAACTCGGCAGCGCCTGGTCCGAACACGAGTGA
- a CDS encoding glycoside hydrolase family 68 protein: protein MANRMEPDRAARSPPQWTRSQAAGIERTDETVAPIVYPPDSEIDPDVHLWDTWLLRTRDGSIAEIDGYRVIFSLTAPSDLLPGTRHDVATIRYFYSSDGRNWTCGGPVFPEGTAFGSRQWAGSALYDDDRLFLFYTAAGSRDEDDLSYTQRIAVGAGGRIAADENGVSIAGPFEHEILLEPDGEYYEREDQSRGMIYTFRDPWFFEDPRSGETCLLFEANTPIPDPEGEDRFDADPAALDFNGSVGIAVSPSGDPTDWTLEPPLLEGAGTNQELERPHVVVQDGSYYLFVSSHEHTFAPGITGYDALYGFVANSLRGEYAPLNDSGLVVTNPERAPFQTYSWLAYPHRDEILVSSFFNYYDLQGLSLDDVAYLPPAEQQRRFGGTLAPTLRLAAENAETRILGTLEHGHLPIADEDLPPLLSTFVDDGSGTESGDGYDDGTASH, encoded by the coding sequence ATGGCAAACCGGATGGAACCCGACAGAGCGGCACGATCGCCCCCGCAGTGGACGCGATCGCAGGCCGCCGGGATCGAGCGTACCGACGAAACCGTCGCCCCGATCGTCTATCCGCCCGATTCGGAGATCGATCCCGACGTTCACCTCTGGGACACGTGGCTGCTCCGGACCCGCGACGGCTCGATCGCCGAGATCGACGGCTATCGCGTCATCTTCTCGCTGACTGCGCCGTCCGATCTGCTGCCGGGCACACGCCACGACGTGGCGACGATCCGGTACTTCTACTCGTCGGACGGACGGAACTGGACCTGCGGCGGACCGGTCTTCCCGGAGGGGACCGCGTTCGGCTCCCGCCAGTGGGCCGGCTCTGCGCTCTACGACGACGATCGACTCTTCCTGTTCTACACGGCTGCCGGCTCACGCGACGAGGACGACCTCAGCTACACGCAGCGTATCGCAGTTGGTGCCGGCGGCAGGATCGCCGCAGACGAGAACGGGGTGTCGATCGCGGGACCGTTCGAGCACGAGATCCTGCTCGAACCGGACGGCGAGTACTACGAGCGTGAGGACCAGTCCCGGGGGATGATCTACACCTTCCGGGATCCGTGGTTCTTCGAGGATCCACGGTCCGGCGAGACGTGCCTGCTATTCGAAGCCAACACGCCGATTCCGGATCCCGAGGGCGAGGACCGCTTCGACGCCGATCCCGCCGCGCTCGACTTCAACGGTAGCGTCGGGATCGCCGTCTCCCCGTCCGGCGATCCGACCGACTGGACGCTAGAACCGCCGTTGCTCGAGGGAGCGGGGACGAACCAAGAACTCGAACGGCCCCACGTGGTGGTACAGGACGGCAGCTACTACCTGTTCGTCTCGAGCCACGAACACACGTTCGCACCCGGCATCACGGGTTACGACGCGCTGTACGGGTTCGTCGCAAACTCGCTTCGCGGCGAGTACGCGCCCCTGAACGACTCGGGACTCGTCGTCACCAATCCGGAACGCGCCCCGTTCCAGACCTACTCGTGGCTCGCGTATCCACACCGCGACGAGATCCTCGTCAGCAGTTTCTTCAATTACTACGACCTGCAGGGACTCTCACTCGACGACGTCGCCTACCTCCCGCCCGCAGAACAGCAGCGACGCTTCGGCGGGACGCTGGCACCGACCCTTCGACTGGCGGCCGAGAACGCGGAGACTCGCATCCTCGGGACGCTCGAACACGGCCACCTGCCGATCGCTGACGAGGACTTGCCACCACTGCTCTCGACGTTCGTGGACGACGGATCTGGAACCGAATCGGGGGACGGGTACGACGACGGAACCGCAAGTCACTGA
- a CDS encoding ArsR family transcriptional regulator yields MRPVDERIMETMRDEGNLTPQAVENFDVCSRSHASLRLSKLAKYGLVDRIAQGLYRLNDDGRDFLDEELDASELEPVEDIED; encoded by the coding sequence ATGCGCCCAGTTGATGAGCGCATCATGGAAACGATGCGTGATGAAGGGAATCTCACGCCGCAAGCTGTGGAAAACTTCGACGTTTGCTCCCGTAGCCATGCAAGCCTTCGGCTTTCCAAACTTGCGAAATACGGGCTGGTTGACCGAATCGCACAAGGCCTCTATCGACTCAACGACGACGGCCGGGATTTTCTTGACGAGGAACTCGACGCGAGCGAACTCGAACCAGTCGAGGATATCGAGGACTGA